One Thermoanaerobaculia bacterium genomic region harbors:
- a CDS encoding amidohydrolase family protein, with protein PLVAFCTDSGAGAMDGILSEPGSHPRGWGSAARILGHYVREKKLLTLEEAVRKMTSLPAARAGLQARGILRPGLKADLVLFDPETVGTRATYTDPNHYADGIPYVAVNGQLVVDEGKITEARPGVVLRGPGYQR; from the coding sequence CCGCTCGTCGCCTTCTGCACCGACTCCGGCGCCGGTGCGATGGACGGCATTCTCTCGGAGCCCGGCTCGCACCCCCGCGGCTGGGGCTCCGCAGCACGCATCCTCGGCCACTACGTGCGCGAGAAGAAGCTCCTCACCCTCGAAGAGGCGGTCCGCAAGATGACCTCCCTCCCGGCCGCCCGCGCCGGCCTGCAGGCGAGAGGGATCCTGCGCCCCGGCCTGAAAGCCGACCTCGTCCTCTTCGACCCGGAAACCGTCGGCACGCGAGCTACCTACACCGACCCCAACCACTACGCCGACGGCATCCCCTACGTCGCCGTCAACGGCCAACTGGTGGTGGACGAAGGCAAAATCACCGAAGCCCGCCCCGGCGTGGTCCTACGAGGCCCCGGCTACCAGCGTTAG
- a CDS encoding DUF4215 domain-containing protein, whose protein sequence is MSLRDSLVRPVRFACCILLLAVPGIGIAAAQAAAELEESEPRRIPWILADDFELGGLCVWSAAVGAEPGMPLCFLCGDGLLDLAEGEQCEDGNTDPGDGCSATCQVEICGNGVHEAILGEGCDDGNLIDDDTCRNNCQLPLCGDGVASTGEACDTGGNSASCDFDCSPPSCGDSIVNPSFIPPGGFAPEVCDDGGTSPGDGCSPTCWLEQCGDGVVNRPNEQCDDGDLVQTNACTNNCQNARCGDGFARTGFEACDTGGINTAFCDYDCTLPQCGGSDGIVNFAAGEQCDDGNNNSGDGCSSICLLD, encoded by the coding sequence ATGTCCCTTCGCGATTCGCTCGTGCGACCGGTTCGCTTTGCCTGCTGCATTCTGCTGCTGGCGGTGCCCGGAATCGGAATCGCCGCGGCGCAGGCTGCGGCGGAGCTCGAAGAGTCGGAGCCGCGGCGCATTCCCTGGATTCTCGCCGACGACTTCGAGCTCGGGGGACTGTGCGTCTGGAGCGCGGCCGTCGGGGCGGAGCCGGGGATGCCGCTGTGCTTCCTGTGCGGCGATGGGCTGCTCGATCTCGCCGAGGGGGAGCAGTGCGAGGACGGGAATACCGATCCCGGGGACGGCTGCTCGGCGACCTGCCAGGTCGAGATCTGCGGCAACGGCGTCCACGAGGCGATCCTTGGCGAGGGTTGTGACGACGGCAATCTGATCGACGACGACACCTGTCGCAACAACTGCCAGCTGCCGCTCTGCGGCGACGGCGTCGCGAGCACTGGCGAGGCCTGCGATACCGGCGGGAACTCCGCGAGCTGCGACTTCGACTGCAGCCCGCCGAGTTGCGGCGACTCGATCGTCAACCCGAGCTTCATTCCCCCCGGAGGCTTCGCGCCCGAGGTCTGTGACGACGGCGGGACCTCTCCCGGCGACGGCTGCTCACCGACTTGCTGGCTCGAGCAGTGCGGCGATGGCGTCGTCAATCGGCCGAACGAGCAGTGCGACGACGGCGACCTCGTGCAAACCAACGCCTGCACCAACAACTGCCAGAACGCCCGCTGCGGCGACGGCTTCGCCCGCACCGGCTTCGAGGCTTGCGACACGGGCGGCATCAACACCGCCTTCTGCGACTACGACTGCACGCTGCCGCAGTGCGGTGGCAGCGACGGCATCGTCAACTTCGCAGCGGGCGAACAGTGCGACGACGGCAACAACAACAGCGGGGACGGCTGCAGCAGTATCTGCCTGCTCGACTGA